From Streptomyces sp. TLI_053, a single genomic window includes:
- a CDS encoding LysR family transcriptional regulator, whose translation MTGVTEPTLPAELGPGLPAVQLAPRLAQFAAVARLEHVTRAAELLGVPQPTLSRAVARLEAELGVDLLARQGRTVRLTRAGRLLLASVERALAEIERGAEAARAEADPQTGRVAFGFLHTMGTDTVPALLRDFRRAYPQVRFQLVQDYVGAMLDRLRAGELDLCLVSPLPDDDPALVARRLDEQRLYLAVPADHRLAGRRRIRLAEVAEEPFVGLERGYGMRAITDGFCAEAGFVPRLAFEGEETETLRGLVAAGLGVALLPPALVPRPGVVELEVTAPRTRRVIGLAWAPGRPVTPPVAAFRDFVLSRRGRLLAHD comes from the coding sequence ATGACCGGTGTGACCGAGCCGACCCTTCCGGCGGAGCTGGGGCCCGGGCTCCCGGCCGTCCAACTGGCACCGAGGCTCGCCCAGTTCGCGGCCGTAGCGCGGCTGGAGCACGTGACGCGGGCGGCGGAGCTGCTGGGCGTGCCGCAGCCCACGCTGTCCCGGGCGGTGGCCCGGCTGGAGGCCGAACTGGGTGTCGACCTGCTGGCCCGTCAGGGCCGCACGGTCCGGCTGACCCGGGCGGGCCGGCTGCTGCTGGCCTCGGTGGAGCGGGCACTGGCCGAGATCGAGCGGGGCGCCGAGGCGGCGCGGGCGGAGGCCGACCCGCAGACCGGCCGGGTGGCGTTCGGCTTCCTGCACACCATGGGGACGGACACCGTGCCGGCCCTGCTGCGGGACTTCCGGCGGGCGTACCCGCAGGTCAGGTTCCAGCTGGTGCAGGACTACGTGGGCGCGATGCTGGACCGGCTGCGCGCGGGGGAGCTGGACCTCTGCCTGGTCTCGCCGCTGCCGGACGACGATCCGGCGCTGGTGGCCCGCCGGCTGGACGAGCAGCGGCTGTACCTGGCCGTCCCGGCGGACCACCGGCTGGCCGGGCGGCGCCGGATCCGGCTGGCGGAGGTGGCCGAGGAACCGTTCGTCGGGCTGGAGCGCGGGTACGGGATGCGGGCGATCACCGACGGGTTCTGCGCGGAGGCCGGGTTCGTGCCGCGGCTCGCCTTCGAGGGGGAGGAGACGGAGACCCTGCGCGGGCTGGTCGCGGCCGGGCTGGGCGTGGCGCTGCTGCCGCCGGCGCTGGTGCCGCGGCCGGGGGTGGTGGAGCTGGAGGTGACGGCGCCGCGCACCCGGCGGGTGATCGGGCTGGCCTGGGCGCCGGGGCGGCCGGTGACCCCACCGGTGGCGGCGTTCCGGGACTTCGTGCTGTCGCGGCGCGGGCGGCTGCTGGCGCACGACTGA
- a CDS encoding adenosine deaminase gives MEKQIPVTTAGTGPRIPTPDQIARAPKVLLHDHLDGGLRPETVVELAAAVGYEGLPTTDAKELGEWFREAADSGSLVRYLETFAHTCAVMQTREALIKVAADCAEDLAADGVVYAEVRYAPEQHLERGLTLDEVVEAVQEGFRLGEANARAAGHRIRIGTLITAMRHAARSQEIAELANRHREGGVVGFDIAGAEAGYPPTRHQAAFDYLKGENNHFTIHAGEAFGLPSIWEALQCCGADRLGHGVRIVDDITVEEDGTVKLGRLAAYVRDKRIPLEMCPTSNLQTAAAASYAEHPIGLLSRLKFRVTVNTDNRLMSGTSMSREFEHLVEAFGYTLGDMEWFTVNAMKSAFLPFDERLAMINDVIKPGYAELKAEWLFSNGA, from the coding sequence ATGGAGAAGCAGATCCCCGTCACCACCGCGGGCACCGGCCCCCGGATTCCCACCCCCGACCAGATCGCCCGCGCCCCGAAGGTGCTCCTGCACGACCACCTCGACGGCGGCCTGCGCCCCGAGACCGTGGTCGAGCTGGCCGCCGCCGTCGGCTACGAGGGCCTCCCCACCACCGACGCCAAGGAGCTCGGCGAGTGGTTCCGCGAGGCCGCGGACTCCGGCTCGCTGGTCCGCTACCTGGAGACCTTCGCCCACACCTGCGCCGTGATGCAGACCCGTGAGGCACTGATCAAGGTCGCCGCCGACTGCGCCGAGGACCTCGCCGCCGACGGCGTCGTCTACGCCGAGGTCCGCTACGCCCCCGAGCAGCACCTGGAGCGCGGCCTGACCCTCGACGAGGTCGTCGAGGCCGTCCAGGAGGGCTTCCGCCTCGGCGAGGCCAACGCCCGCGCGGCCGGCCACCGGATCCGGATCGGCACCCTGATCACCGCGATGCGGCACGCCGCCCGCTCGCAGGAGATCGCCGAGCTCGCCAACCGCCACCGCGAGGGCGGCGTCGTCGGCTTCGACATCGCCGGTGCCGAGGCGGGTTATCCCCCCACCCGCCACCAGGCCGCCTTCGACTACCTCAAGGGCGAGAACAACCACTTCACCATCCACGCGGGCGAGGCCTTCGGCCTGCCGTCGATCTGGGAGGCCCTGCAGTGCTGCGGCGCCGACCGCCTCGGCCACGGCGTGCGGATCGTCGACGACATCACCGTCGAGGAGGACGGCACCGTCAAGCTGGGCCGCCTCGCCGCGTACGTGCGCGACAAGCGCATTCCGCTGGAGATGTGCCCCACCTCCAACCTCCAGACGGCCGCCGCCGCCTCGTACGCCGAGCACCCGATCGGGCTGCTCAGCCGGCTGAAGTTCCGGGTCACCGTGAACACCGACAACCGGCTGATGAGCGGCACCAGCATGAGCCGCGAGTTCGAGCACCTGGTGGAGGCCTTCGGCTACACGCTGGGCGACATGGAGTGGTTCACCGTGAACGCGATGAAGTCGGCGTTCCTGCCGTTCGACGAGCGGCTCGCGATGATCAACGACGTGATCAAGCCGGGCTACGCCGAGCTCAAGGCCGAGTGGCTGTTCAGCAACGGCGCCTGA
- a CDS encoding ATP-binding protein: protein MKQATLKAAGTAALGIAIAAVGAGAASAAPAAATGGLGLPTSLLTNPAATGAVTDAAGKLPVADKVSGTLGTLAPSAGQAAAPATANRAGVPSVPGLDKTPIGGLTGMLPGLGG, encoded by the coding sequence ATGAAGCAGGCCACTCTCAAGGCCGCCGGCACCGCCGCGCTCGGCATCGCCATCGCCGCGGTCGGCGCCGGCGCCGCGTCCGCCGCCCCTGCGGCCGCCACCGGTGGCCTCGGGCTCCCGACCTCCCTGCTGACCAACCCGGCGGCCACCGGCGCCGTCACCGACGCGGCGGGCAAGCTGCCGGTCGCCGACAAGGTCAGCGGCACCCTCGGCACCCTCGCGCCCAGCGCGGGCCAGGCCGCCGCTCCGGCCACCGCCAACCGGGCCGGTGTGCCGAGCGTTCCGGGCCTCGACAAGACCCCGATCGGCGGGCTCACCGGCATGCTTCCGGGCCTCGGCGGCTGA
- a CDS encoding PspC domain-containing protein, which produces MSRLARPRHNRVIAGVCAGIAERFGLTPWTVRIIFLVSCLLPGPQFLIYLALWLLLPQEA; this is translated from the coding sequence ATGAGCCGCCTCGCCCGCCCCCGCCACAACCGCGTCATCGCCGGCGTCTGCGCCGGGATCGCGGAGCGCTTCGGACTCACCCCGTGGACCGTCCGGATCATCTTCCTGGTGTCCTGCCTGCTGCCCGGCCCGCAGTTCCTGATCTACCTGGCGCTCTGGCTGCTGCTCCCCCAGGAGGCGTGA
- a CDS encoding MerR family transcriptional regulator: MHEDLITIGELSTRTRLSPKALRLYGDRGLLAPTRVDPHTGIRRYGLAQAERARRIALLRAVGMPLARIAAVLDADGDEPPRLLDAYWREQESAHTARREAVGYARAVLTGRGSTMYRIAEREVPEQKVLCLRRRVTAAGLVGFIGEAGESLLAHLESTDACLSGPIFAVFHGHVDEDSDGPVEVCAPTLNTVEPVGRIAVRIHPAHREAYTELTAAKRDFAAMAAVHDAVGAWVAERGYERCGGNREVYYPNFMTAGPNDHVSDVTVPFRPRG, from the coding sequence GTGCACGAGGACTTGATCACCATCGGGGAACTCTCCACCCGCACCAGGCTCAGCCCCAAGGCGCTGCGCCTGTACGGGGACCGGGGGCTGCTGGCGCCGACCCGGGTCGACCCGCACACCGGGATCCGCCGCTACGGCCTCGCCCAGGCCGAACGGGCGCGCCGGATCGCGCTGTTGCGCGCCGTCGGCATGCCGCTGGCCCGGATCGCGGCGGTGCTCGACGCGGACGGCGACGAGCCGCCCCGGCTGCTCGACGCCTACTGGCGCGAGCAGGAGTCCGCGCACACGGCTCGCCGGGAGGCGGTGGGCTACGCCCGGGCAGTGCTGACCGGAAGGGGTTCCACCATGTACCGGATCGCGGAGCGCGAGGTACCGGAGCAGAAGGTGCTGTGCCTGCGCCGCCGTGTGACGGCCGCCGGACTCGTCGGCTTCATCGGCGAGGCCGGCGAGTCACTGCTCGCCCACCTCGAGTCGACCGACGCATGCCTGTCCGGACCGATCTTCGCCGTCTTCCACGGCCACGTGGACGAGGACTCCGACGGCCCGGTCGAAGTGTGCGCGCCGACGCTGAACACCGTCGAGCCGGTAGGCCGGATCGCCGTGAGGATCCACCCGGCGCACCGCGAGGCGTACACAGAACTGACGGCCGCAAAAAGGGACTTCGCGGCGATGGCGGCCGTCCACGACGCGGTCGGCGCCTGGGTCGCCGAGCGGGGGTACGAGCGCTGCGGCGGCAACCGGGAGGTGTACTACCCGAACTTCATGACCGCCGGACCGAACGATCACGTCTCGGACGTCACCGTCCCGTTCCGTCCGCGCGGGTAG
- a CDS encoding nucleoside deaminase: protein MTLTAADHALLRRAIALAVEARTHGDPPFGSLLAAPDGTVLAEERNTTRTDRDLTAHPELKLARWAGRELDLATATRTTLYTSCEPCPMCAAALRQAGLGRVVFALSGEQLLGIRPGSGLPPVPQEGPALFEEVRAAVEPYYR, encoded by the coding sequence ATGACGCTCACCGCCGCCGACCACGCCCTGCTCCGCCGCGCCATCGCCCTCGCCGTCGAAGCCCGCACCCACGGCGACCCGCCGTTCGGCTCGCTGCTGGCCGCCCCGGACGGCACCGTGCTGGCCGAGGAGCGCAACACCACGCGCACCGACCGGGACCTCACCGCGCACCCCGAACTGAAGCTCGCCCGCTGGGCCGGACGGGAGCTGGACCTCGCCACGGCAACCCGGACGACCCTCTACACCAGTTGCGAGCCCTGCCCGATGTGCGCGGCCGCGCTCCGGCAGGCCGGCCTCGGCCGGGTCGTGTTCGCGCTCTCCGGCGAGCAGTTGCTGGGGATCCGGCCGGGGAGCGGCCTCCCGCCCGTACCGCAGGAGGGCCCGGCGCTGTTCGAGGAGGTCCGGGCCGCTGTCGAGCCGTACTACCGCTGA
- a CDS encoding LLM class flavin-dependent oxidoreductase: MKIGVNVPNFGPGTDPAALLTWARTVEGLGFDLLMVSDHVAITPDVAVRYPAPFYEPFTTLAWLAAHTDRVRLGTTVLIAPYRHPLLTARTAANLDALSGHRLVLGVGIGWARQEFAALGVPFEQRGRLTDEHLRRLRTAWADTADYGTRRIPLWVGGNSDAGLRRAVRLGDAWHPLRPTTPWLCEAAHRLRAYAEEHALPVPAFAPRIALRLTPAPVAGPTRLAGEGSIEQISADLARLRLLGADTVVLDPYHGDPEQTRDPAPAREALAAVADLLHLAPTRTEQPS, encoded by the coding sequence GTGAAGATCGGAGTCAACGTCCCCAACTTCGGCCCCGGCACCGACCCGGCGGCACTGCTCACCTGGGCCAGGACCGTCGAGGGCCTGGGCTTCGACCTGCTGATGGTCTCGGACCACGTCGCCATCACCCCCGACGTCGCCGTGCGCTACCCCGCCCCGTTCTACGAACCGTTCACCACCCTCGCCTGGCTCGCCGCCCACACCGACCGGGTCCGGCTCGGCACCACCGTCCTCATCGCCCCCTACCGCCACCCGCTCCTCACCGCCCGGACGGCCGCCAACCTCGACGCACTGAGCGGGCACCGCCTCGTGCTCGGCGTCGGAATCGGCTGGGCGCGGCAGGAGTTCGCCGCCCTCGGCGTTCCCTTCGAGCAGCGCGGCCGCCTCACCGACGAGCACCTGCGCCGCCTGCGCACCGCCTGGGCGGACACCGCCGACTACGGCACCCGCCGCATCCCGCTCTGGGTCGGCGGCAACAGCGACGCGGGCCTGCGCCGCGCCGTCCGCCTCGGCGACGCCTGGCACCCGCTGCGGCCCACCACACCGTGGCTGTGCGAGGCCGCGCATCGGCTGCGGGCGTACGCGGAGGAACACGCGCTCCCCGTACCGGCGTTCGCGCCCCGGATCGCCCTCAGGCTCACGCCCGCACCGGTCGCCGGACCGACCCGCCTCGCGGGCGAGGGCAGCATCGAGCAGATCTCCGCCGACCTCGCCCGGCTCCGGCTGCTGGGCGCCGACACCGTCGTCCTCGACCCCTACCACGGCGACCCGGAGCAGACCCGCGACCCGGCACCGGCCCGGGAGGCCCTCGCCGCCGTCGCAGACCTGCTGCACCTCGCACCGACCCGAACGGAACAGCCCTCATGA
- a CDS encoding Lrp/AsnC family transcriptional regulator has product MTEILDATDWAILAELQEDGRIAFAELARRVNLSASATTERVRRLETAGVITGYRAEVDLERTGYPVLAVVRLKYPGPAARHEPLRRLLEERSEILECLRTTGDDCYSLKIATTSMGHLEEIVDELAQFGSTTTNLVLSRPLAFRGPAVPRTVAAEQ; this is encoded by the coding sequence ATGACCGAGATTCTTGACGCGACGGACTGGGCGATCCTGGCCGAGCTCCAGGAGGACGGGCGGATCGCGTTCGCCGAGCTGGCGCGCAGGGTGAACCTGAGCGCGTCGGCCACGACGGAGCGGGTGCGGCGGCTGGAGACGGCGGGGGTGATCACGGGCTACCGGGCCGAGGTGGACCTGGAGCGGACGGGATATCCGGTGCTGGCGGTCGTCCGGCTGAAGTACCCCGGGCCGGCGGCACGGCACGAGCCGCTGCGGCGGCTGCTGGAGGAGCGCTCGGAGATCCTGGAGTGCCTGCGGACGACCGGTGACGACTGCTACTCGCTGAAGATCGCCACCACGTCGATGGGGCACCTGGAGGAGATCGTCGACGAGCTGGCGCAGTTCGGGAGTACGACGACCAACCTGGTCCTGAGCCGCCCCCTGGCCTTCCGCGGCCCGGCGGTGCCTCGCACGGTGGCGGCGGAGCAGTAG
- a CDS encoding ATP-binding protein, producing MCAHVPPDWSVVRHELRELLTSADWPPDTVHTAELALHELFVNAWKHAGTPAPHVIVSLCPRVLRVSVCDDSPVLPEARNPADLYALSGRGLHLVRALTDRFGATSNKHGKVVWFELEPAA from the coding sequence ATGTGTGCCCATGTTCCGCCTGACTGGTCCGTCGTCCGTCACGAGCTGCGTGAGCTCCTCACCTCGGCCGACTGGCCGCCGGACACCGTCCACACCGCCGAACTCGCCCTGCACGAGCTGTTCGTGAACGCCTGGAAGCATGCCGGAACCCCGGCACCGCACGTCATCGTGTCCCTCTGCCCCCGCGTTCTGCGCGTCTCCGTGTGCGACGACAGCCCGGTGCTCCCCGAAGCCCGCAACCCTGCCGACCTCTACGCCTTGTCCGGGAGGGGCCTTCACCTCGTCCGGGCACTCACCGATCGCTTCGGCGCCACCAGCAACAAGCACGGCAAGGTCGTCTGGTTCGAACTGGAGCCCGCCGCATGA
- a CDS encoding helix-turn-helix transcriptional regulator, protein MGLRGEISQRQRRFGEELQRLRMAAGLSAPEAGALVGMRSPAVSHTEAGRTGLNQERLGIWLDAYGCEDPVYRAKLADMGRRTGKGWWSEFADRVSLLTLDLAETEDGAALIDNYETFYLPGLLQLPAYAEAIFEGADRDRRFDAEAAIEFRMNRQRILNDLPRRQFRFVIHETALRLRFPGDAVMRAQLAHLLEVAELPNVTIQVLPFAALKKPPHTGQFLLLDPGAENLSTVVVDHPSRAEYLGDRHSIVTYRRTFNQLSDLALPPVDTDRSPLALSSSRDSCGLIRHLLYLLQT, encoded by the coding sequence GTGGGGCTCAGGGGAGAGATCAGTCAGCGGCAGCGCCGCTTCGGCGAGGAGTTGCAGCGCCTTCGCATGGCGGCGGGCCTGTCGGCTCCGGAGGCCGGCGCGCTTGTGGGCATGAGAAGCCCGGCCGTCAGTCACACGGAGGCGGGACGAACCGGCCTCAATCAGGAACGGCTGGGGATCTGGCTCGACGCCTACGGCTGTGAAGATCCTGTCTACCGGGCCAAGCTCGCGGACATGGGGCGGCGAACAGGCAAGGGTTGGTGGTCGGAGTTCGCCGATCGTGTGTCGTTGCTCACGCTCGACCTGGCCGAGACGGAGGACGGCGCGGCGCTGATCGACAACTACGAAACGTTCTACCTGCCCGGTCTCTTGCAGTTGCCCGCGTATGCCGAGGCGATCTTCGAAGGCGCTGACCGTGATCGGAGGTTCGATGCGGAGGCCGCGATCGAGTTCCGCATGAATCGGCAGCGCATCCTGAACGATCTGCCGCGACGGCAGTTCCGATTCGTCATTCACGAAACGGCTCTGCGCCTGCGCTTCCCCGGGGACGCGGTGATGAGGGCGCAGCTGGCGCACCTGCTTGAGGTGGCCGAGCTGCCCAATGTGACCATCCAGGTCCTGCCGTTCGCGGCGTTGAAGAAGCCTCCGCATACGGGCCAATTCCTGTTGCTGGACCCAGGGGCGGAGAATCTCTCCACCGTTGTTGTGGATCACCCGAGCCGCGCCGAGTATCTTGGCGACCGGCACTCGATCGTGACGTACCGCAGGACGTTCAATCAGCTGAGTGACCTTGCGTTGCCCCCGGTCGACACTGACCGTTCGCCCCTCGCGCTCTCGTCTTCACGTGACTCGTGCGGGCTCATCCGACATCTTCTCTACCTGCTCCAGACGTGA
- a CDS encoding DUF397 domain-containing protein, which translates to MPEIRWQKSSFSGSNDGGSCVELATGGPGLRHLRESDDPGVVLALDEEKLRALLIAVKAGRFDHLS; encoded by the coding sequence ATGCCAGAAATCCGTTGGCAGAAGTCATCGTTCAGCGGCTCGAACGACGGTGGCAGCTGCGTTGAACTCGCCACCGGTGGGCCGGGACTTCGTCATCTGAGGGAGTCCGACGACCCCGGTGTCGTCCTGGCCCTCGATGAGGAGAAGCTCCGCGCGCTCCTCATCGCGGTCAAGGCCGGTAGGTTCGACCACCTCTCCTGA